The proteins below come from a single Tsuneonella deserti genomic window:
- the pspA gene encoding phage shock protein PspA, protein MRRSPTPTQSPIQRDIANYGVAFMGIFSRTRDIIAANFNDMLDKADDPAKMIRMIILEMEETLVEVRASAARTIADQKEMHRHTIKLERLQSDWAEKAQLALSKDREDLARAALVEKKKAADMAEQLKQEIAVLDDALRAYEQDIEKLQVRLREARSRQTAIAARLESAENRVKLRSLMTNERVDDALSRFDQLERRVDYAEGRADALSIADGTGKPSLSDEIAALAGQDQIDDELAQMKRALGLDDQAGDDETREG, encoded by the coding sequence CTGCGGCGCAGCCCCACCCCCACCCAGTCCCCCATCCAGCGGGACATCGCCAACTATGGAGTCGCCTTCATGGGTATCTTCAGCCGCACCCGGGACATCATCGCGGCCAATTTCAACGACATGCTCGACAAGGCCGACGATCCGGCGAAGATGATCCGCATGATCATCCTCGAGATGGAGGAAACCCTGGTCGAGGTGCGCGCCAGCGCCGCTCGCACGATCGCCGACCAGAAGGAAATGCACCGCCACACGATCAAGCTGGAACGGCTTCAGTCCGACTGGGCGGAAAAGGCCCAACTCGCGCTCAGCAAGGATCGCGAGGACCTGGCCCGCGCGGCGCTGGTCGAAAAGAAGAAGGCGGCCGACATGGCCGAGCAGCTCAAGCAGGAAATCGCCGTCCTCGACGATGCCCTGCGCGCCTACGAGCAGGACATCGAAAAGCTCCAGGTCCGCCTGCGCGAAGCGCGCAGCCGGCAGACCGCGATCGCCGCGCGGCTGGAGAGCGCGGAGAACCGCGTCAAGCTGCGCAGCCTGATGACCAACGAACGGGTGGACGACGCCCTCAGCCGCTTCGATCAGCTCGAGCGCCGGGTGGATTACGCCGAAGGCCGGGCCGATGCCCTGAGCATTGCCGACGGCACCGGCAAGCCAAGCCTTTCGGACGAAATCGCGGCGCTGGCCGGTCAGGACCAGATCGACGACGAACTTGCACAGATGAAACGCGCACTCGGCCTCGACGACCAGGCGGGTGACGACGAAACCAGGGAGGGCTGA
- the pspB gene encoding envelope stress response membrane protein PspB: protein MDTIVVVAILFIALPWIILHYITKWKTASTITTDDESLLDELYHLAKRLNDRMETVERLVASDNPEFKPARLTHERELDDEPLRELDRMIAEKKGARS, encoded by the coding sequence GTGGATACCATAGTAGTCGTGGCGATACTTTTCATCGCCCTTCCGTGGATCATTCTCCACTACATCACGAAGTGGAAGACCGCTTCGACCATCACGACCGACGACGAATCGCTGCTGGATGAGCTGTACCACCTCGCCAAGCGCCTCAACGACCGGATGGAAACCGTGGAACGCCTCGTTGCCTCGGACAACCCCGAGTTCAAGCCCGCTCGCCTGACTCACGAGCGCGAGCTCGACGACGAGCCGCTGCGCGAACTCGACCGCATGATTGCCGAAAAGAAGGGAGCCCGCTCGTGA
- the pspC gene encoding envelope stress response membrane protein PspC — protein sequence MNSPRTTLYRDKQNAKLLGVCSGIADYTGVNVLWVRLAFIILLLTVAPILLPGYFLAGMVLNKKPAHLYVDHEEQRYWQRVRQSPQRTAREIRGKFREIDRRLADVETYYVTSNPRLSAEIERLR from the coding sequence GTGAACAGCCCGCGCACCACGCTCTACCGCGACAAGCAGAATGCCAAGCTGCTCGGCGTATGCTCGGGCATCGCGGACTACACCGGGGTCAACGTCCTGTGGGTCCGGCTCGCCTTCATCATCCTGCTGCTGACGGTCGCGCCGATCCTGCTGCCGGGATATTTCCTGGCCGGGATGGTCCTGAACAAGAAGCCGGCGCACCTCTACGTCGATCACGAAGAGCAGAGGTACTGGCAGCGCGTCCGCCAGAGCCCGCAGCGCACTGCGCGCGAGATCCGCGGCAAGTTCCGCGAGATCGACCGCCGCCTGGCCGACGTGGAGACGTACTACGTCACCAGCAATCCGCGCCTTTCGGCTGAAATCGAGCGGCTGCGCTGA
- a CDS encoding SufE family protein, translating into MRDLADIAEEYDFLDPDDRYRLLIELGRELEPMPDALKTDATLVRGCSASVWVYPTGDAEKLHFLADSNAAITKGIVALVIAAVQDRSAAEVAAMDVAKALAPFDLKNQLSSNRTQGVPNMIALVQAHAARLAGESPVRRA; encoded by the coding sequence ATGCGCGACCTTGCCGACATCGCAGAGGAATACGATTTCCTCGATCCCGACGACCGTTACCGCCTGTTGATCGAGCTTGGCCGCGAGCTCGAGCCGATGCCCGATGCGCTGAAGACCGACGCCACCCTCGTACGGGGCTGCTCGGCCAGCGTGTGGGTCTATCCCACCGGGGATGCGGAGAAGCTCCATTTCCTCGCCGACAGCAACGCCGCGATCACCAAGGGAATCGTCGCGCTGGTGATCGCCGCCGTGCAGGACCGGTCCGCCGCTGAAGTGGCGGCGATGGATGTGGCGAAAGCGCTGGCGCCGTTCGATCTGAAGAACCAGCTCAGTTCGAACCGTACTCAGGGCGTTCCCAACATGATCGCGCTCGTCCAGGCGCATGCCGCGCGGCTGGCAGGCGAGTCGCCCGTTCGGCGCGCGTGA
- a CDS encoding N5-glutamine methyltransferase family protein, producing the protein MRDVLGWSMPFRPDALPAELLDLLRRADALESCSEGFRSRFRVSSLGQRLFLHSAYPTSSEDAVFFGPDTYRYAALIENELPGLGPKRRIVDVGAGTGAGGIVAAKLCSGARLTLTDVNQAALRLARINAAFAGVEAELVEGEGLDRVDGPIDLILANPPYIMDEKGRAYRDGGNMHGARLSFDWALEAARRLAPGGHMVLYTGVSIIDGEDELRAALARDLPGLGCSLRYRELDPDVFGEELEKPPYRDVERIAAVAAVITRN; encoded by the coding sequence GTGCGCGACGTTCTGGGGTGGAGCATGCCCTTCCGGCCGGACGCCCTTCCCGCCGAATTGCTCGACCTGCTGCGCCGTGCCGATGCGCTCGAGTCTTGTTCCGAAGGTTTCCGCAGCAGGTTCCGTGTGTCCAGCCTTGGCCAACGGCTGTTCCTGCATTCGGCCTATCCCACCTCCAGCGAAGACGCCGTGTTCTTTGGACCTGACACCTATCGCTATGCCGCCCTCATCGAAAACGAACTGCCGGGCCTTGGCCCCAAACGGAGGATCGTCGATGTCGGCGCGGGCACCGGCGCGGGCGGGATTGTCGCAGCGAAGCTGTGTTCCGGCGCGCGCCTCACGCTCACCGACGTGAACCAGGCGGCTCTCCGCCTCGCGCGGATCAACGCCGCGTTCGCCGGGGTCGAGGCCGAACTGGTCGAAGGAGAGGGGCTGGACCGGGTTGACGGACCGATCGACCTCATCCTCGCCAACCCGCCCTATATCATGGACGAAAAAGGGCGCGCCTACCGCGATGGGGGCAACATGCATGGCGCGCGGTTATCGTTCGACTGGGCGCTGGAGGCAGCCCGCCGGCTCGCGCCCGGAGGCCACATGGTGCTCTACACCGGCGTCTCCATCATCGATGGCGAAGACGAACTGCGCGCCGCCCTCGCCCGCGACCTGCCCGGGCTCGGCTGCTCGCTGCGGTATCGCGAGCTCGACCCGGATGTCTTCGGAGAGGAGCTGGAAAAGCCGCCCTACCGGGACGTGGAGCGCATCGCCGCAGTCGCAGCGGTCATCACCAGGAACTGA
- a CDS encoding sterol desaturase family protein: MIAYIDRVLPIAAFAITLAALVGMELVVWASHKYVMHGFGWGWHRDHHEPHDGALEKNDLYALVGAAISISMFALGSPLVMGTNAWWPGTWIGLGVLLYGVIYTLVHDGLVHQRWFRWVPRRGYAKRLVQAHKLHHATIGKEGGVSFGFVLARDPARLKAELRRQREAGIAVVRDSADA, translated from the coding sequence ATGATCGCCTATATCGACCGGGTGTTGCCGATTGCTGCCTTTGCCATAACCCTCGCCGCGCTGGTCGGGATGGAGCTGGTCGTCTGGGCCAGCCACAAATATGTCATGCACGGGTTCGGCTGGGGCTGGCACCGCGACCATCACGAGCCCCACGATGGCGCACTCGAGAAGAACGACCTCTATGCGCTGGTCGGCGCGGCGATCAGCATATCGATGTTCGCGCTCGGCAGCCCGCTGGTGATGGGCACGAATGCCTGGTGGCCGGGCACGTGGATCGGGCTCGGGGTGCTGCTCTACGGGGTGATCTACACGCTGGTGCACGACGGGCTGGTCCACCAGCGCTGGTTCCGCTGGGTGCCCAGGCGCGGCTATGCCAAGCGGCTGGTCCAGGCGCACAAGCTTCACCACGCGACGATCGGCAAGGAAGGCGGTGTAAGCTTCGGGTTCGTCCTCGCCCGCGATCCGGCGCGGCTCAAGGCCGAGCTTCGGCGCCAGCGCGAGGCGGGCATCGCGGTGGTGCGCGACAGCGCCGACGCCTGA
- a CDS encoding acyl-CoA thioesterase: protein MSAAPFSFPIRIVPADIDFMGHVNNARYLGWVQDAVLAHWNKLAPAEAVAERLWVALKHEITYRRPAFLEDDVIARTVLEKIHGARAFYHTVIERGEEVLAEVRSSWCCVDAGTLRPARIGEEIARFFFPTAEQG, encoded by the coding sequence ATGTCAGCAGCCCCTTTCAGCTTCCCGATTCGCATCGTGCCTGCGGACATCGATTTCATGGGGCACGTGAACAACGCGCGCTATCTCGGCTGGGTGCAGGACGCGGTACTGGCCCACTGGAACAAGCTCGCCCCGGCCGAGGCGGTGGCCGAGCGGCTGTGGGTCGCCCTGAAGCACGAGATCACTTACCGGCGCCCTGCTTTCCTGGAAGACGACGTCATCGCGCGCACGGTGCTCGAAAAGATCCACGGCGCGCGCGCATTCTACCACACGGTCATCGAGCGCGGGGAAGAGGTGCTGGCCGAAGTGCGATCGAGCTGGTGCTGCGTCGACGCAGGCACCCTGCGGCCGGCGCGGATCGGCGAGGAAATCGCCCGCTTCTTCTTTCCGACCGCCGAGCAGGGCTGA
- the leuC gene encoding 3-isopropylmalate dehydratase large subunit, which produces MASRPRTLYEKIWDAHVVETREDGTSLVYIDRHLVHEVTSPQAFEALRIAGRTVRRPDLTLAVPDHNLPTTARRDASGNRLPIADPESAAQLAALERNAPEFGIAYIGPTDAAQGIVHVVGPEQGFSLPGATIVCGDSHTASHGGIGALAFGIGTSEVEHVLATQTLLLQPSKTMEVRVEGELPAGVTAKDLILHIIGRIGTAGGTGHVMEYRGPVFDAMSVEGRLTVCNMSIEAGARAGLIAPDETVFAYLEGRPFAPRGDAWDRAVAWWRSLGTDPGARFDKSVVIDAREIEPTVTWGTSPEDVAPIGASVPHPDSFADPGKRDAVRRSLAYMGLEPGQKLAEVPIENVFIGSCTNSRIEDLRAAAQVLRGRRKAEGVKWAIVVPGSGLVKAQAEAEGLDQVFIEAGLEWREPGCSACLAMNPDKVPPGERCASTSNRNFVGRQGPGARTHLLSPAMAAAAAVTGKLTDVRELVG; this is translated from the coding sequence ATGGCCAGCCGCCCGCGCACGCTCTACGAAAAGATCTGGGACGCCCACGTCGTCGAGACGCGGGAGGACGGTACCAGCCTGGTCTACATCGACCGTCACCTGGTGCACGAGGTGACAAGTCCGCAGGCTTTCGAGGCGCTCCGTATCGCCGGACGGACGGTGCGCCGCCCGGATCTGACGCTGGCGGTGCCCGATCACAACCTGCCGACCACCGCGCGGCGCGACGCTTCGGGCAATCGCCTTCCCATCGCCGATCCCGAAAGCGCTGCGCAGCTTGCCGCACTCGAACGCAACGCGCCCGAATTCGGCATCGCCTACATCGGGCCCACCGATGCGGCGCAGGGCATCGTCCACGTCGTGGGTCCCGAACAGGGCTTCTCGCTTCCGGGCGCGACCATCGTCTGCGGCGATAGCCATACTGCATCGCACGGGGGCATCGGCGCGCTGGCATTCGGCATCGGCACCAGCGAGGTCGAGCACGTGCTGGCGACCCAGACGCTGCTGCTGCAGCCGTCGAAGACGATGGAAGTGCGGGTCGAGGGAGAGCTCCCCGCAGGCGTGACCGCCAAGGACCTGATCCTGCATATCATCGGCCGCATCGGGACCGCCGGCGGGACCGGCCACGTCATGGAATATCGCGGCCCGGTGTTCGACGCGATGAGCGTCGAGGGAAGGCTGACAGTCTGCAATATGAGCATCGAGGCCGGCGCCCGCGCGGGCCTGATCGCGCCCGACGAAACGGTGTTCGCTTATCTCGAGGGGCGCCCCTTCGCCCCGCGCGGTGATGCCTGGGACCGCGCGGTCGCCTGGTGGCGCAGCCTGGGCACCGATCCCGGCGCGCGCTTCGACAAGTCGGTGGTGATCGACGCCCGCGAGATCGAGCCCACGGTCACCTGGGGGACCAGCCCGGAGGACGTCGCGCCCATCGGGGCGAGCGTGCCGCATCCCGACAGCTTCGCTGACCCCGGCAAGCGCGACGCGGTTCGCCGGAGCCTGGCCTACATGGGGCTGGAGCCGGGCCAGAAACTCGCTGAAGTGCCGATCGAGAACGTCTTCATCGGAAGCTGCACCAACAGCCGGATCGAGGACTTGCGCGCTGCCGCCCAGGTGCTTCGCGGCCGCCGCAAGGCCGAAGGCGTCAAATGGGCGATCGTCGTGCCCGGCTCGGGCCTGGTGAAGGCGCAGGCCGAGGCCGAGGGCCTCGACCAGGTATTCATCGAGGCCGGACTGGAATGGCGGGAACCCGGCTGCTCGGCGTGCCTCGCGATGAACCCGGACAAGGTCCCGCCGGGCGAACGCTGCGCCTCGACGAGCAACCGCAACTTCGTCGGGCGCCAGGGACCGGGCGCGCGCACCCACCTCCTGTCTCCCGCCATGGCCGCCGCTGCCGCCGTGACCGGCAAGTTGACCGACGTGCGCGAGCTGGTCGGCTGA
- a CDS encoding DNA-deoxyinosine glycosylase — protein sequence MSERKSAFAPVAERDARVLILGSLPGEASLAERRYYAHPRNRFWHLVGHTIGQDLVSLAYEARLDALKVARIALWDTVASARREGSLDAAIREADHAPLAELVATLPDLRAVGFNGRTSAAIGRPQLAASRLALIDLPSSSPAYAAMPLADKERLWARLADFLA from the coding sequence CTGAGCGAACGCAAATCCGCATTCGCCCCGGTCGCGGAGCGGGACGCGCGGGTCCTGATCCTCGGCAGCCTGCCGGGCGAGGCCTCGCTCGCCGAGCGGCGTTACTACGCGCACCCGCGCAATCGCTTCTGGCATCTGGTGGGACACACAATCGGCCAGGATCTTGTCTCGCTCGCCTACGAGGCGCGGCTCGATGCGTTGAAGGTTGCCCGGATCGCCTTGTGGGATACGGTCGCTTCCGCGCGGCGCGAGGGCAGCCTCGACGCGGCGATCCGCGAGGCCGACCATGCGCCATTGGCCGAACTGGTCGCCACGTTGCCCGATTTGCGCGCGGTCGGCTTCAATGGTCGGACCAGCGCCGCCATCGGCCGGCCGCAGCTCGCCGCAAGCAGGCTTGCGCTGATCGACCTGCCGTCCTCCTCTCCCGCGTACGCGGCGATGCCACTGGCCGACAAAGAGCGGCTTTGGGCCCGTCTAGCCGATTTCCTCGCCTGA